AAGATCCTTGTGGGGATTCCAGCTCTGAGGTCCCCAACATCAGAAGGACATGGACCCATTGGgacaagtccagaggaggccacagagctgctgcaagggctggggcccctctgctctggggccaggctgggagagctgggggtgctcacctggacaggagaaggctccagggagagctcagagactaaaggggctccaggagagctggagagggactggggacaagggatggagggacaggacacagggaatggcttcactgccagagggcagggaggggtgggagatTGGGAAGGATTTTGAGAgtgatgaggccctggcacagagcacccagagaagctgtggctgcccctggatccctggaatgtccaaggtcAGCTTGGATGGGGTTGGGGcagcctgggctagtggaaggtgtccctgcccacatcAGGGGGTTGTAACTAAGTGTTCTTtagtgtcccttccaacccaaaccattctatgattctctgatttaATCATGTTTTGGTTTAGAGGCATTGACTTCAGCCTCAAGACTCCTGCTATACCTTTTCCAAATCCAATTTCCAAGTTTAGAAAACACCTGGAATCATTCCCAGgcatccctgcctgggcaggctCCATATGCTCCATATgaatgcttaaaatattttttccaattgCAGTGTGACCCATTTAcaccctgtgtcacacctgttTGAGAGGAGGCAGGTAGGGGCTCAGGACTTTCCTTTTCATGGCAACTTTATCCAGATAAAGGTGTGAGCACAGGgaggcagctgggacagcaaTAAATCCAGGGCTAAAACACAAAGAGTAAATTTATTCTCACTAACTGGGGATCCCCAaagcagcacctggcacaggtgtcccagcagccctgggcactgatCACCCTGAtctgagctccaggagctgctgtgagccacAGGCACTGGAACCAAGGCaccaggaggtgctgctggttCAGCACCTGCTGTGCTCCAAATGAGACAAATGTAGATGTCTCATGAAGTCTTGcttaaaaatacctttattaTTTTCAACAAATTTCACTTTATCTTACCTTACTTTTCAGCACAATGTCTGGAACTGATGATTTTTCGGTAAGtaacagtttttctttcctgaagatCAGCCAGTTGTGTTGATTATTCCAAAAGCTGACATagtttttttgaaggaaaagggGAGCTGACAGCTGAGAGATTCCCTCTGTGTGTCTCAGTgtggtgttttccttttggGTAGATGTAGCAATCTCTGGACTAAACATCGGAAGCTGCTGGGTGCCTCGTGGGTTCTATCAAAGGAGCTGTGCTCTCATGGCATCAGGATAGTTGTAATGGAAATGTAGGAAAATGTTTGCAGGTTTGTGCTGCAATTGCCTGTTGTTCTGTGTGGTGGGTCGCCTTTTATCTCTGGCTCTTTAACTGCGgcctgtcagtgctgccttagtgctgggagctgcacacGAATGAATGTAACGATCTGTGTGCAGCCCCGGGAGCTGTGCCCACGTGCTGGGGGATGTCTGCAGTTCTGCCGGCCGCGCTCCCTTCTCACCGCCGCTTTGTCTTTCAGTTGGCAGATGCTTTACCAGACCAATCGCCTGCTAAAACCTCCAaagtgagcagcagcaagcctggCCAGCAGCCCGGGCAGCCTCCGCAGGGCTGGCCGGCTTCCAACCCTTGGAATAACCCCAGCGCCCCCCCTATGACTCCGACCGGACTGCCACCGAACACCTCGGCTTCCAGCGTGCCCTTCGGACCTCCTCCCACGGGAATGTATCCTTCAATGCCCCCGGGACCGCCTGctccatttcctcctcctcctactggaccctcctgccctcctcctgGTGGTCCATATCCACCCCCAACTGTGCcaggtcctgtccctccagggcAGTACCCTCCACCAAATATGCCCTTTCCAGAGCTTCCACGACCTTACGGAGGTCCAACAGAGCCAgctgcacctcctgctcctgttgGGCCATGGGGATCCATGCCCTCTGGAGCATGGGGACCAACAATGGGAGGGCAGTATCCTGCTCCCAGCATGCCATATCCACCCCCAGGGCCATATTCC
This region of Catharus ustulatus isolate bCatUst1 chromosome 6, bCatUst1.pri.v2, whole genome shotgun sequence genomic DNA includes:
- the MAPK1IP1L gene encoding MAPK-interacting and spindle-stabilizing protein-like produces the protein MSGTDDFSLADALPDQSPAKTSKVSSSKPGQQPGQPPQGWPASNPWNNPSAPPMTPTGLPPNTSASSVPFGPPPTGMYPSMPPGPPAPFPPPPTGPSCPPPGGPYPPPTVPGPVPPGQYPPPNMPFPELPRPYGGPTEPAAPPAPVGPWGSMPSGAWGPTMGGQYPAPSMPYPPPGPYSAPTQTPGAAPTVPWGTVPPGTWGPSPPGPFPPPTGSYPAPGLYPTPPNPFQVPSGPAGAPSMPGGPHPYR